The Drosophila mauritiana strain mau12 chromosome 2R, ASM438214v1, whole genome shotgun sequence genome has a segment encoding these proteins:
- the LOC117137445 gene encoding putative inorganic phosphate cotransporter isoform X1 — protein sequence MPFRRSSLNHRHRDGHVLVWNQRNLHESLEQQPQRCFATRYFVTFMLFLGMANAYVMRTNMSVAIVAMVNHTAIKSGEAEEYDDECGDRDIPIDDSQDGEFPWSSALQGYILSSFFYGYVITQIPFGILAKKYGSMRFLGYGMLINSVFAFLVPVAARGGGVWGLCAVRFIQGLGEGPIVPCTHAMLAKWIPPNERSRMGAAVYAGAQFGTIISMPLSGLLAEYGFDGGWPSIFYVFGVVGTVWSIAFLIFVHEDPSSHPSIDEREKKYINDSLWGTDVVKSPPIPFKAIIKSLPFYAILFAHMGHNYGYETLMTELPTYMKQVLRFSLKSNGLLSSLPYLAMWLFSMFISVVADWMISSKRFSHTATRKLINSIGQYGPGVALIAASYTGCDRALTLAILTIGVGLNGGIYSGFKINHLDLTPRFAGFLMSITNCSANLAGLLAPIAAGHLISDPSKPMMGQWQIVFFIAAFVYIICGTFYNIFGSGERQYWDNPEDDEQKPALQTTVTTSPARLSNGSTAPAAISSS from the exons ATGCCCTTCCGACGCAGCAGTCTGAATCATCGGCATCGCGATGGCCATGTTTTGGTGTGGAACCAGAGGAATCTCCACGAATCTCTGGAGCAACAGCCGCAGA GATGCTTTGCCACCCGGTACTTTGTGACCTTTATGCTTTTCCTAGGCATGGCCAATGCCTATGTGATGCGCACCAACATGTCGGTGGCCATTGTGGCCATGGTGAACCACACGGCCATCAAGTCTGGAGAGGCAGAGGAGTACGACGATGAGTGCGGAGATCGGGATATTCCCATT GATGACTCCCAGGATGGGGAATTTCCCTGGAGCTCAGCTCTGCAGGGCTACATCCTGTCGTCCTTCTTCTACGGCTATGTCATCACACAGATTCCCTTTGGCATCTTGGCCAAGAAGTACGGTTCCATGCGCTTCCTCGGCTACGGCATGTTGATCAACTCCGTGTTTGCCTTCCTGGTACCGGTGGCTGCCCGCGGTGGAGGTGTTTGGGGTCTGTGTGCAGTGCGTTTCATCCAAGGTCTGGGTGAGGGTCCCATCGTGCCCTGCACCCACGCCATGTTGGCCAAATGGATCCCGCCCAACGAGAGATCACGAATGGGTGCCGCCGTGTATGCGGGTGCTCAGTTTGGAACCATCATCTCGATGCCACTTTCTGGCCTGCTGGCTGAATACGGATTCGATGGCGGCTGGCCATCGATCTTCTACGTCTTTGGAGTTGTGGGAACCGTCTGGTCCATCGCCTTCCTGATCTTCGTGCACGAGGATCCCTCTTCGCATCCCTCTATTGATGAGCGCGAGAAGAAGTACATTAACGATTCCCTCTGGGGAACTGATGTTGTTAAG AGCCCTCCCATTCCCTTCAAGGCCATCATCAAGTCGCTGCCCTTCTACGCCATTCTGTTCGCCCACATGGGTCACAACTACGGCTATGAGACTCTGATGACCGAGCTGCCCACCTACATGAAGCAGGTGCTCCGCTTCTCCCTGAAGTCGAACGGTCTGCTGAGCTCCCTGCCCTACCTGGCCATGTGGCTCTTCTCCATGTTCATTTCGGTGGTCGCCGATTGGATGATTAGCTCGAAGAGATTCTCGCACACGGCCACCAGGAAGCTGATCAACAGTATTGGCCAGTATGGACCAGGAGTCGCCCTGATCGCCGCCTCCTACACGGGCTGCGACAGAGCACTGACGCTGGCTATCCTCACCATCGGAGTGGGTCTTAATGGAGGTATCTACTCCGGCTTCAAGATCAACCACTTGGACCTCACACCGCGTTTCGCCGGCTTCCTAATGTCGATCACGAACTGCTCAGCCAATTTGGCTGGTCTTTTGGCGCCCATTGCTGCGGGCCACCTCATTTCTGATCCCAGCAAG CCCATGATGGGTCAGTGGCAGATCGTGTTCTTCATCGCTGCCTTTGTGTACATCATCTGCGGTACCTTCTACAACATCTTCGGATCCGGTGAGCGTCAGTACTGGGACAATCCCGAGGACGATGAGCAGAAGCCGGCCCTCCAGACGACCGTCACCACCTCCCCAGCAAGGCTGAGCAACGGCAGCACGGCACCAGCGGCCATCTCGAGTTCCTAG
- the LOC117137445 gene encoding putative inorganic phosphate cotransporter isoform X2 has product MSASKEAICGSTEKDLEKPALGCFATRYFVTFMLFLGMANAYVMRTNMSVAIVAMVNHTAIKSGEAEEYDDECGDRDIPIDDSQDGEFPWSSALQGYILSSFFYGYVITQIPFGILAKKYGSMRFLGYGMLINSVFAFLVPVAARGGGVWGLCAVRFIQGLGEGPIVPCTHAMLAKWIPPNERSRMGAAVYAGAQFGTIISMPLSGLLAEYGFDGGWPSIFYVFGVVGTVWSIAFLIFVHEDPSSHPSIDEREKKYINDSLWGTDVVKSPPIPFKAIIKSLPFYAILFAHMGHNYGYETLMTELPTYMKQVLRFSLKSNGLLSSLPYLAMWLFSMFISVVADWMISSKRFSHTATRKLINSIGQYGPGVALIAASYTGCDRALTLAILTIGVGLNGGIYSGFKINHLDLTPRFAGFLMSITNCSANLAGLLAPIAAGHLISDPSKPMMGQWQIVFFIAAFVYIICGTFYNIFGSGERQYWDNPEDDEQKPALQTTVTTSPARLSNGSTAPAAISSS; this is encoded by the exons ATGTCAGCGTCGAAGGAGGCGATTTGCGGGAGCACGGAGAAGGATCTGGAGAAGCCGGCATTGG GATGCTTTGCCACCCGGTACTTTGTGACCTTTATGCTTTTCCTAGGCATGGCCAATGCCTATGTGATGCGCACCAACATGTCGGTGGCCATTGTGGCCATGGTGAACCACACGGCCATCAAGTCTGGAGAGGCAGAGGAGTACGACGATGAGTGCGGAGATCGGGATATTCCCATT GATGACTCCCAGGATGGGGAATTTCCCTGGAGCTCAGCTCTGCAGGGCTACATCCTGTCGTCCTTCTTCTACGGCTATGTCATCACACAGATTCCCTTTGGCATCTTGGCCAAGAAGTACGGTTCCATGCGCTTCCTCGGCTACGGCATGTTGATCAACTCCGTGTTTGCCTTCCTGGTACCGGTGGCTGCCCGCGGTGGAGGTGTTTGGGGTCTGTGTGCAGTGCGTTTCATCCAAGGTCTGGGTGAGGGTCCCATCGTGCCCTGCACCCACGCCATGTTGGCCAAATGGATCCCGCCCAACGAGAGATCACGAATGGGTGCCGCCGTGTATGCGGGTGCTCAGTTTGGAACCATCATCTCGATGCCACTTTCTGGCCTGCTGGCTGAATACGGATTCGATGGCGGCTGGCCATCGATCTTCTACGTCTTTGGAGTTGTGGGAACCGTCTGGTCCATCGCCTTCCTGATCTTCGTGCACGAGGATCCCTCTTCGCATCCCTCTATTGATGAGCGCGAGAAGAAGTACATTAACGATTCCCTCTGGGGAACTGATGTTGTTAAG AGCCCTCCCATTCCCTTCAAGGCCATCATCAAGTCGCTGCCCTTCTACGCCATTCTGTTCGCCCACATGGGTCACAACTACGGCTATGAGACTCTGATGACCGAGCTGCCCACCTACATGAAGCAGGTGCTCCGCTTCTCCCTGAAGTCGAACGGTCTGCTGAGCTCCCTGCCCTACCTGGCCATGTGGCTCTTCTCCATGTTCATTTCGGTGGTCGCCGATTGGATGATTAGCTCGAAGAGATTCTCGCACACGGCCACCAGGAAGCTGATCAACAGTATTGGCCAGTATGGACCAGGAGTCGCCCTGATCGCCGCCTCCTACACGGGCTGCGACAGAGCACTGACGCTGGCTATCCTCACCATCGGAGTGGGTCTTAATGGAGGTATCTACTCCGGCTTCAAGATCAACCACTTGGACCTCACACCGCGTTTCGCCGGCTTCCTAATGTCGATCACGAACTGCTCAGCCAATTTGGCTGGTCTTTTGGCGCCCATTGCTGCGGGCCACCTCATTTCTGATCCCAGCAAG CCCATGATGGGTCAGTGGCAGATCGTGTTCTTCATCGCTGCCTTTGTGTACATCATCTGCGGTACCTTCTACAACATCTTCGGATCCGGTGAGCGTCAGTACTGGGACAATCCCGAGGACGATGAGCAGAAGCCGGCCCTCCAGACGACCGTCACCACCTCCCCAGCAAGGCTGAGCAACGGCAGCACGGCACCAGCGGCCATCTCGAGTTCCTAG